One window of the Nothobranchius furzeri strain GRZ-AD chromosome 3, NfurGRZ-RIMD1, whole genome shotgun sequence genome contains the following:
- the LOC107385895 gene encoding odorant receptor 131-2: MPADVCSQMLLLWTDACAVLIDYIVLTTYDITTLSQSFWPDPNPTQQSAALLLVTQLEKVSEAHQVFFLSNTSSESTEGAVVSPKDSFSSALTKNTVAMLVWLALSAINSSMVHTFLRHSLFYENPRYIMFIYMVVNDALQLTLVTALYVVSYIFRKIHTSVCCLLIMTAILTTRSTPLILAGMAVERFISICFPLYYCQTCTVHRTLALIGVILVLAATPPITDLLITIVKEPQSFFHNAIFCDHSLLFRDQSIYYKNCVFDGLYLSFVVLMLLYTYCRIMLAAQAASTSLASVKRARNTVLLHGVQLLLCMLAFVVPSLQAALISIFPQLSLEIRYIFFLLVYIIPRFLSPVIYGFRDKLFRKYWIRYLFCQWIRRIRPVVMKSG, translated from the exons atgccagctgatgtctgcagccagatgcttttGCTCTGGACCGATGCGTGCGCAG TGTTAATTGACTACATTGTTTTAACAACTTATGACATCACCACTCTCAGCCAATCATTTTGGCCTGATCCAAACCCAACCCAACAGTCTGCAGCTCTCTTATTAGTGACCCAGCTGGAGAAGGTTTCAGAGGCTCATCAA GTCTTCTTCTTGAGTAATACCAGTTCTGAATCAACAGAGGGCGCTGTGGTTTCACCCAAAGACAGCTTCTCTAGTGCTCTGACTAAAAACACAGTGGCTATGTTGGTTTGGCTTGCCCTCAGTGCCATCAACAGCAGCATGGTGCACACCTTCCTGCGGCATAG TCTGTTCTACGAGAACCCGCGCTACATCATGTTCATCTACATGGTGGTCAACGACGCTCTGCAGCTCACGCTGGTGACAGCTCTGTATGTGGTCAGCTACATCTTCAGGAAGATCCACACCTCTGTCTGCTGCCTGCTG ATTATGACAGCCATCCTGACCACGCGCTCCACCCCTCTCATCCTGGCCGGCATGGCTGTGGAGCGCTTCATCTCCATCTGCTTCCCTCTCTACTACTGCCAGACGTGCACCGTCCACCGCACCCTCGCCCTCATCGGTGTCATCCTCGTCCTCGCCGCCACCCCTCCAATCACAGACCTCTTGATTACCATCGTCAAGGAGCCTCAGAGCTTCTTCCACAATGCCATCTTTTGCGACCATTCGCTTCTCTTCCGTGACCAGTCCATTTACTACAAGAACTGTGTGTTTGATGGTTTGTACCTGTCCTTCGTGGTGCTGATGCTGCTCTACACCTACTGTAGGATTATGCTGGCAGCTCAAGCCGCATCCACAAGTCTGGCATCGGTGAAGAGAGCCAGGAACACAGTGCTTCTTCACGGGGTGCAG CTGCTGCTGTGCATGCTGGCCTTTGTGGTTCCCTCCCTCCAGGCTGCTCTCATCTCCATCTTCCCCCAGCTCAGCCTGGAGATCCGCTACATCTTCTTCCTGCTCGTCTACATCATTCCTCGCTTCCTTAGCCCAGTTATCTACGGCTTTCGGGACAAACTGTTCAGGAAGTACTGGATCCGTTATCTGTTTTGTCAGTGGATCAGAAGGATCAGACCTGTTGTGATGAAATCAGGTTGA